Proteins from a single region of Primulina tabacum isolate GXHZ01 chromosome 5, ASM2559414v2, whole genome shotgun sequence:
- the LOC142546156 gene encoding zinc finger BED domain-containing protein DAYSLEEPER-like: MNPLEMEGEDPKPVMNNELVPIDAIDTIDTDHVDDEMQLDVLDTQPLETEMPPIDPVAQPTKRRKKKSIVWEHFTIETVGPGCRRACCKQCKQSFAYSTGSKVAGTSHLKRHIAKGTCPVVLRNQEKNQLVPFSAPSKMGTLSNTPKRRYRTASVPYVAFDADQCRHEIAKMIIMHDYPLHIVEHPGFVSFVQNLQPRFDMVSFNTVQGDCVATYLREKQSIQKMIMGIPGRICLTLDMWSSCRTTGYVFVTGQFFDGDWKMHHKLLNVIMEPYPDSDTAFSHSVAACLSDWSMDGKLFSVTINQPLSEPAIDNLRALLSVKNPLMLNGQLLLENCLARSLSNIVRDALYSAKGIVDKVRDSVKYVKTSETLEEKFLDLKQKLQVPSSKNLVLDDQSKWNTTYEMLLAASELREIFSCLDTSDPDYKDAPTMEDWKQIETFCTYLKPLFDIANLLTTATTLTTNTFFHEAWKIQLELARAGASEDPFISSLTKSMLHNFDKYWKSCCFILAIAVVMDPRFKMKLVEFSFSKIYGEEVNSYVKVVNEGIHELFMEYVALPLPLTPAYAEESANRTTVKLEEAQEIGVANNGLAGLADFDMYMMETNSQQSKSELDQYLEESLLPRVHIFDVMGWWKLNRTKYPTLSKMARDIISIPVCTVPSSSVFDMVPREMDSYRCSLRPETVEALICAKNWLQPEKVETPIPAVKLEVPI; this comes from the coding sequence ATGAATCCCCTCGAGATGGAGGGTGAGGACCCTAAACCGGTCATGAATAATGAATTAGTTCCCATTGACGCCATTGACACCATCGACACAGATCATGTAGACGATGAAATGCAACTTGATGTCTTGGATACGCAACCCCTCGAGACTGAGATGCCACCCATTGATCCTGTGGCACAACCCACCAAGCGTAGGAAAAAGAAGTCGATAGTCTGGGAACATTTCACTATTGAAACAGTTGGTCCTGGATGCCGAAGGGCCTGCTGTAAACAATGTAAACAGTCATTTGCCTACAGCACTGGCTCAAAAGTAGCTGGAACAAGTCATCTGAAGCGGCATATTGCGAAAGGAACATGCCCTGTTGTTCTGCGTAATCAGGAGAAAAATCAATTAGTCCCATTCAGTGCACCGTCCAAGATGGGCACGTTATCAAATACACCTAAACGCCGCTACCGAACTGCCAGTGTGCCTTACGTTGCTTTTGATGCAGACCAGTGCCGACATGAGATTGCTAAGATGATAATCATGCATGATTACCCGCTTCACATAGTTGAGCACCCCGGTTTTGTGTCATTTGTCCAGAATTTACAGCCTCGATTTGATATGGTCAGCTTCAACACTGTACAAGGAGATTGTGTGGCAACTTATTTAAGGGAAAAACAAAGTATTCAGAAGATGATTATGGGTATCCCAGGACGTATCTGTCTTACGCTAGATATGTGGTCATCGTGTCGAACTACTGGATACGTATTTGTAACTGGGCAGTTCTTTGATGGTGACTGGAAAATGCACCATAAACTTCTTAATGTTATAATGGAACCGTATCCAGATTCAGATACAGCTTTCAGCCATTCTGTTGCTGCATGCCTCTCTGATTGGAGTATGGATGGCAAGTTATTTTCAGTTACGATCAACCAACCGTTGAGTGAACCGGCCATTGATAATCTTAGAGCTCTTCTCTCTGTAAAGAACCCTTTGATGCTTAACGGTCAGTTGTTGCTTGAAAATTGCCTAGCTCGATCTTTGAGTAACATTGTACGAGATGCATTGTATTCTGCGAAGGGCATTGTTGACAAAGTTAGAGACAGTGTCAAGTACGTGAAAACTTCCGAAACACTTGAGGAAAAGTTTCTGGATCTAAAACAGAAACTTCAAGTGCCTAGCTCTAAAAATCTTGTTCTTGATGACCAAAGTAAGTGGAACACAACTTATGAAATGTTGTTGGCTGCATCAGAATTGAGGGAAATCTTCTCTTGCTTGGATACTTCGGATCCGGACTACAAGGATGCCCCAACTATGGAAGATTGGAAACAGATCGAGACTTTCTGTACTTATTTGAAGCCGCTTTTTGACATTGCCAATCTTCTGACCACTGCAACTACTCTGACAACGAACACATTTTTCCATGAGGCGTGGAAGATTCAGTTGGAATTAGCACGAGCTGGGGCCAGTGAAGATCCGTTTATTAGTTCCTTGACTAAGTCGATGCTACATAATTTCGACAAATACTGGAAGAGTTGCTGTTTTATTCTTGCTATTGCTGTCGTTATGGATCCTCGGTTTAAAATGAAGCTTGTTGAATTTAGTTTCTCGAAAATATATGGGGAAGAAGTGAACTCTTACGTGAAGGTTGTCAACGAAGGAATCCACGAGCTCTTTATGGAATATGTGGCTCTTCCTCTACCTTTAACTCCAGCTTACGCCGAAGAATCAGCAAACAGGACGACGGTAAAACTCGAGGAAGCACAAGAGATCGGGGTTGCTAACAACGGTCTTGCTGGGCTGGCAGATTTTGACATGTACATGATGGAAACCAACAGCCAGCAATCAAAATCAGAATTAGATCAGTATCTTGAGGAGTCCCTTTTGCCGCGGGTGCATATATTCGATGTCATGGGGTggtggaagcttaacagaacgAAGTATCCAACCCTGTCAAAGATGGCTCGTGATATAATATCGATCCCAGTTTGTACTGTTCCCTCAAGCTCTGTATTTGATATGGTGCCGAGGGAGATGGATAGTTACAGGTGCTCGTTGCGCCCTGAAACGGTGGAAGCTCTCATATGTGCAAAGAATTGGCTTCAGCCGGAGAAGGTTGAAACTCCTATTCCTGCTGTGAAATTGGAAGTTCCGATCTAA
- the LOC142546157 gene encoding putative galactinol--sucrose galactosyltransferase 6, protein MTIKPAIRVADGKLVVKDRTILTNVPENVIATSGASAGPVAGVFLGAAFDQDSNRHVVSLGSLRDVRFLACFRFKLWWMSQKMGDKGRDIPLETQFLLLETKDGSHLESEVEGDEENKVIYTVFLPLIEGSFKACLQGNDEDELELCLESGDNDTLRSTFTHSMYLGAGTDPFVTIHEAMKEVKLHLGTFRIRQEKRLPGIVDCFGWCTWDAFYHEVTQEGVEAGLQSLVTGGTPPKFVIIDDGWQSVGGDEQRSQEEQPPLLRLTGIKENAKFQDKEDSTAGIKSIANIAKDKHGLKYVYVWHAITGYWGGVRPGVKEMEQYGSAMQYPAVSKGVMANEPGWKTDALTLQGLGLVNPKNVYKFYNELHTYLASAGIDGVKVDVQCILETLGAGLGGRVELTRQYHQALEASVARNFPDNGCISCMSHNLESLYCSKQTAIVRASDDFYPREPVSHTIHIASVSYNSVFLGEVMLPDWDMFHSLHPAAEYHGSARAISGGPVYVSDAPGKHNFDVLRKLVLPDGSILRARLPGRPTKDCLFTDPARDGASLLKIWNINKYTGILGVYNCQGAAWNSVERMNTFHQTNSEAITGHVKGRDVHLISDTALDSNWKGDVALYSHRSGQPITLPHNVAMPVSLKILEHEVYTVTPIKELVPGFKFAPFGLIDMFNAGGAIEGLEYDVKEGAKSFDFENGQKAENLSGDVVAVVSLDVKGCGRFGAYSSVKPRKCSVGSSAVEFEYDSTSGLVTLNLQDMPWEDQKVHKIEIEL, encoded by the exons ATGACGATCAAGCCAGCGATTCGGGTTGCGGATGGGAAACTGGTTGTGAAGGACCGGACCATACTTACCAACGTGCCGGAAAATGTGATCGCCACGTCCGGAGCCTCCGCGGGACCTGTGGCGGGGGTGTTTCTGGGAGCAGCTTTTGACCAAGATAGCAACCGTCACGTGGTTTCGCTCGGAAGTCTGCGTGACGTTCGGTTCTTGGCGTGTTTCAGGTTCAAGTTGTGGTGGATGTCGCAGAAAATGGGGGATAAGGGGCGAGATATTCCTCTCGAGACGCAGTTCCTGCTTCTGGAAACAAAAGATGGATCCCATCTCGAATCGGAGGTCGAAGGTGATGAAGAAAACAAGGTGATTTACACGGTGTTTTTGCCTTTGATCGAAGGGTCATTTAAAGCTTGTCTTCAAGGGAATGATGAGGATGAGCTAGAATTATGTTTGGAGAGCGGGGATAATGATACTCTTAGATCTACTTTCACACATTCAATGTATCTAGGTGCCGGAACGGATCCGTTTGTGACGATACACGAGGCGATGAAGGAGGTTAAGTTGCATCTGGGGACTTTTAGGATTAGGCAAGAGAAGAGGCTACCAGGGATTGTTGATTGCTTTGGTTGGTGTACTTGGGATGCTTTCTATCATGAAGTGACTCAAGAAGGGGTCGAAGCCGGCCTCCAGAGCCTAGTTACTGGCGGAACACCGCCGAAATTCGTTATCATCGATGACGGTTGGCAGTCAGTCGGAGGCGACGAGCAAAGGAGCCAGGAAGAGCAGCCGCCTCTGCTCAGGCTGACGGGGATTAAAGAAAACGCTAAATTTCAGGATAAGGAAGATTCCACAGCGGGGATCAAGAGTATCGCTAACATAGCAAAAGATAAGCACGGATTGAAATACGTGTATGTGTGGCACGCCATCACTGGCTATTGGGGTGGGGTGAGGCCTGGAGTGAAAGAAATGGAGCAATATGGATCAGCTATGCAGTATCCAGCGGTGTCGAAAGGCGTGATGGCCAACGAGCCCGGGTGGAAAACCGATGCACTTACATTGCAGGGGTTGGGATTGGTGAATCCCAAGAATGTGTACAAGTTTTACAATGAATTGCATACATATTTGGCTTCCGCAGGGATAGATGGGGTGAAAGTTGATGTGCAATGCATATTGGAGACACTCGGGGCCGGTCTTGGAGGCAGAGTGGAGTTAACAAGACAGTATCATCAAGCTCTTGAAGCATCTGTTGCAAGAAACTTCCCTGATAATGGCTGCATTTCCTGTATGAGCCACAACCTCGAATCGCTTTACTG TTCGAAACAAACTGCTATTGTGAGAGCATCCGATGATTTCTACCCCCGAGAGCCAGTATCACATACGATCCACATTGCATCTGTTTCATATAACAGCGTCTTTCTTGGAGAAGTTATGTTACCCGACTGGGATATGTTTCATTCTCTACATCCGGCCGCAGAGTACCACGGATCGGCCAGGGCAATTAGCGGTGGGCCTGTTTATGTCAG TGATGCACCAGGAAAGCACAATTTCGATGTTTTGAGGAAGCTTGTTCTGCCGGATGGCTCGATTCTCCGAGCCAGATTACCCGGCCGACCTACCAAGGATTGTTTGTTTACAGACCCAGCCCGTGACGGTGCTAG CCTGTTGAAAATATGGAACATCAACAAATACACCGGTATACTCGGAGTATACAACTGCCAGGGTGCAGCATGGAACAGCGTTGAGAGAATGAACACATTCCATCAGACTAACTCCGAAGCAATAACAGGCCACGTCAAGGGCCGTGATGTTCATCTCATTTCAGACACTGCCCTCGACTCCAACTGGAAGGGCGATGTGGCTCTTTACTCCCACCGGAGTGGGCAACCCATCACTCTTCCACACAATGTTGCCATGCCGGTTTCCCTCAAGATCCTAGAGCACGAAGTTTACACTGTTACACCCATTAAAGAACTCGTTCCCGGATTCAAATTTGCACCGTTCGGGCTAATTGACATGTTCAATGCCGGTGGAGCGATAGAAGGACTCGAATATGATGTGAAAGAAGGTGCAAAATCGTTTGACTTTGAGAATGGACAGAAAGCGGAGAACTTAAGCGGAGATGTGGTGGCAGTGGTGTCTCTGGATGTGAAGGGTTGTGGACGTTTTGGTGCTTATTCATCGGTCAAGCCAAGAAAGTGCTCGGTAGGATCATCTGCAGTCGAGTTCGAGTACGATTCTACCTCGGGATTGGTGACCTTGAACTTGCAAGACATGCCTTGGGAGGATCAGAAAGTTCATAAAATTGAGATTGAATTATGA